In the Magnetospira sp. QH-2 genome, one interval contains:
- the recF gene encoding DNA replication/repair protein RecF, producing the protein MSDAKPRSIPDPGEGRNRLAVERLTLSDFRCYAFQRFETGGDPVVLTGPNGAGKTNVLEALSFLVPGRGLRRVPLNEPSRVGGKGNWAVAAHLQTPVGGVDVGTGLETSTEGREKRLVRIDGEPARNQSALAEVVNAVWLTPQMDRLFQDGPGARRRFLDRLVFGFDPAHSGRLTGYDHALRERGKLLRDSLDSGRRPDEAWLAGLEETMAARAVAIVAARKDMVERLNDACALASGPFPRAGLSLNGTLEDWLGNAPALDVEERLRQTLVGSRPTDGERGGAPVGPHRSDLEVRHGIKDLPAHLCSTGEQKALLIAIILADARMRAFERDAAPLVLLDEVGAHLDEERREALFEELFGLGAQAWMTGTDPALFAPLRGRARFFHVEDGVAAPKD; encoded by the coding sequence ATGTCCGACGCCAAACCCCGGTCGATTCCGGATCCGGGCGAGGGCCGGAACAGGTTGGCAGTGGAACGCCTGACCTTGTCGGATTTCCGCTGCTATGCCTTTCAGCGCTTCGAGACCGGCGGCGACCCGGTTGTGCTCACCGGACCCAATGGCGCGGGCAAGACCAATGTATTGGAGGCCCTGTCCTTTCTGGTGCCGGGGCGAGGCTTGCGCCGGGTGCCGTTGAACGAGCCCAGCCGCGTGGGTGGCAAGGGCAACTGGGCGGTGGCGGCGCATCTGCAAACCCCGGTGGGCGGGGTGGATGTGGGTACCGGCCTGGAAACAAGCACCGAGGGCCGCGAGAAGCGCCTGGTCCGTATCGATGGCGAACCAGCACGCAATCAATCGGCTCTGGCCGAAGTGGTCAATGCCGTGTGGCTGACGCCGCAGATGGATCGGCTGTTCCAGGATGGCCCCGGCGCCCGGCGCCGGTTTCTCGATCGTTTGGTCTTTGGTTTCGATCCGGCCCATTCGGGGCGTCTGACCGGCTATGACCATGCTCTGCGCGAGCGCGGCAAACTGTTGCGCGATTCCCTGGACTCGGGGCGGCGTCCGGACGAGGCCTGGCTGGCGGGGCTGGAAGAGACGATGGCGGCGCGGGCCGTGGCCATCGTGGCGGCGCGCAAGGACATGGTCGAGCGATTGAACGATGCTTGTGCCTTGGCCAGCGGACCATTCCCCCGCGCCGGGTTGAGCCTGAATGGGACGCTGGAAGACTGGCTGGGCAATGCGCCGGCCTTGGACGTGGAAGAGCGATTGCGTCAGACCCTGGTCGGTTCACGCCCCACCGACGGGGAACGCGGCGGCGCCCCGGTGGGGCCCCATCGCTCGGACTTGGAGGTCCGCCACGGGATCAAGGATCTGCCTGCCCACCTCTGTTCGACGGGCGAGCAAAAGGCGTTGCTGATCGCCATTATCCTGGCCGATGCCCGCATGCGGGCCTTCGAGAGGGATGCGGCGCCGCTGGTCCTGCTGGACGAAGTGGGCGCGCATTTGGACGAAGAGCGGCGCGAGGCGCTGTTCGAAGAACTGTTCGGTCTTGGGGCTCAGGCCTGGATGACCGGCACCGATCCGGCCCTGTTCGCGCCCTTGCGCGGTCGGGCGCGGTTTTTTCATGTGGAAGACGGGGTTGCGGCCCCAAAGGATTGA